In Streptomyces ambofaciens ATCC 23877, a single genomic region encodes these proteins:
- a CDS encoding PPOX class F420-dependent oxidoreductase — MNSEERHEADAEFVEFWQERRVCFLSTPRADGTPHLVPVGVTYDHATRTARVITSRGTAKVRNVERAQRPVVAVGQVDGRRWSTLEGVATVRDDAESVRDAEARYADRYRQPRANPERVVIEIAVRRCLGTVRPLAPAGADASGG; from the coding sequence ATGAACAGCGAGGAACGGCACGAGGCGGACGCGGAGTTCGTGGAGTTCTGGCAGGAGCGCCGGGTGTGCTTCCTGTCGACGCCGCGCGCCGACGGAACCCCGCACCTGGTCCCGGTCGGGGTGACGTACGACCACGCCACCCGTACGGCGCGGGTCATCACGAGCCGCGGCACCGCGAAGGTCCGCAACGTCGAGCGGGCGCAACGTCCCGTCGTCGCCGTGGGCCAGGTGGACGGCAGACGCTGGTCCACCCTGGAGGGCGTCGCCACCGTGCGGGACGACGCCGAGTCGGTCCGCGACGCGGAGGCCCGGTACGCGGACCGCTACCGGCAGCCCCGGGCGAACCCGGAGCGGGTCGTCATCGAGATCGCCGTACGGCGCTGCCTCGGCACGGTGCGCCCCCTCGCACCGGCCGGGGCCGACGCCTCCGGCGGCTGA
- a CDS encoding DUF2243 domain-containing protein: MASTTGETRAATTAPNSIRLPGIVLGVGLGGFVDGILLHQLLQWHHMLTSTNDDRIGVKYYNPDTVSGLEMNTVWDGVFHTVCWISVLLGLALLYSRVTHHRRAVWASRVLWGWILVGWGLFNLVEGVLDHHVLAIHHVHGGPHQAWWDAAFLLLGAVLVAGGHALQRGGRPFDPDAPRRTGGRA, translated from the coding sequence ATGGCCAGCACGACAGGAGAGACCCGAGCGGCCACGACGGCGCCGAACAGCATCAGGCTGCCCGGCATCGTCCTCGGGGTCGGACTCGGGGGCTTCGTCGACGGCATCCTGCTCCACCAGCTCCTCCAGTGGCACCACATGCTCACCAGCACCAACGACGACCGCATCGGAGTGAAGTACTACAACCCGGACACCGTCTCCGGGCTGGAGATGAACACCGTGTGGGACGGCGTCTTCCACACGGTGTGCTGGATCTCGGTCCTGCTGGGGCTGGCCCTCCTGTACTCCCGGGTCACCCACCACCGGCGGGCGGTGTGGGCCTCCAGGGTGCTGTGGGGCTGGATCCTGGTCGGCTGGGGTCTGTTCAACCTGGTCGAGGGCGTCCTCGACCATCACGTCCTGGCCATCCACCACGTGCACGGCGGCCCGCACCAGGCATGGTGGGACGCCGCGTTCCTTCTCCTCGGAGCCGTGCTCGTCGCGGGCGGCCACGCGCTGCAACGCGGCGGTCGGCCCTTCGACCCCGACGCTCCCCGCCGTACCGGGGGCCGTGCCTGA
- a CDS encoding cytochrome c oxidase assembly protein, whose translation MDAPLDSHHGTHHGGHPAHPAHPVHHDDPGGAGGPLEASATLLVVTVLLVAAAGYLLAVRRARRRNPVQGWSAWRTASFLGGLAVVAVALLPPLGPAAHTDFRGHMAQHMLIGMYAPPALVLAAPVTLALRALSPAGARRITALLHSRPARLITHPAVALALSTGTLGLLYFTPLYGAAMGHPAGHWLMNAHFLASGCLFAHAVAGPDPAPARPGVPARLVYLGIAITAHALIAQAMYGGFFVRVHAPVDQVRQGAEIMYYAGDLAELLLAAALVATWRPERRSRRERPAPGSARAGSGSGGLPVGRPVSG comes from the coding sequence ATGGACGCACCGCTCGACTCGCACCACGGCACGCATCACGGCGGCCACCCCGCGCACCCCGCCCACCCGGTGCACCACGACGACCCGGGCGGTGCGGGCGGGCCTCTGGAGGCGTCAGCGACGCTGCTCGTCGTCACCGTCCTCCTCGTCGCGGCCGCCGGGTACCTCCTGGCCGTCCGCCGGGCCCGGCGCCGCAACCCCGTCCAGGGCTGGAGCGCCTGGCGGACGGCGTCGTTCCTCGGCGGGCTCGCGGTGGTGGCCGTCGCCCTGCTGCCCCCGCTGGGCCCGGCCGCGCACACGGACTTCCGGGGGCACATGGCCCAGCACATGCTCATCGGCATGTACGCCCCGCCGGCACTGGTGCTGGCCGCGCCGGTCACCCTCGCGCTCCGCGCCCTGTCACCGGCCGGGGCCCGCCGGATCACCGCACTGCTGCACAGCCGCCCCGCACGCCTGATCACCCACCCCGCCGTGGCGCTCGCGCTGAGCACCGGCACCCTGGGCCTGCTGTACTTCACTCCGCTGTACGGCGCGGCGATGGGTCACCCCGCGGGGCACTGGCTGATGAACGCCCACTTCCTGGCCTCCGGATGCCTCTTCGCGCACGCCGTCGCCGGCCCCGACCCGGCTCCCGCGCGGCCCGGCGTACCGGCCCGGCTGGTGTATCTGGGCATCGCCATCACCGCCCACGCCCTCATCGCCCAGGCGATGTACGGCGGGTTCTTCGTCCGCGTCCACGCACCCGTCGACCAGGTGCGGCAGGGGGCGGAGATCATGTACTACGCGGGTGACCTCGCCGAACTCCTGCTGGCCGCGGCGCTGGTGGCCACCTGGCGGCCCGAGCGCCGGAGCCGCCGTGAGCGGCCTGCCCCCGGATCCGCGCGGGCCGGCTCCGGCTCAGGCGGCCTTCCGGTCGGCCGACCGGTGTCCGGCTGA
- a CDS encoding mechanosensitive ion channel family protein has product MSHTSSSTGPAGKPQLAASWPDWLGDHTTALIGIPLRIALIVVILLVVRALAKRAITRVVQRVLEPPAGEPERGRPRRTGRGAAVLHRDRSRARQRREQRARTIGSVLSSAVTIVLFMVGVAMVLDQVGIALGPLLASAGVVGLAIGFGAQSLVADYLSGLLIMIEDQYGVGDSVDLGEAVGEVEQVGLRLTHVRDLNGGLWHIRNGEIMRVRNDSQEWARAVLDVAVTYDADLDTVYRVLEDTGRTLSEDPDFADLLLEDVSVWGVQALDADGVTVRVAVRTVPLQQWAVTRELRRRVKDALDAAGIDIPFARAVWMRGEASEADASA; this is encoded by the coding sequence ATGTCGCACACCTCCTCGTCCACCGGACCGGCCGGGAAACCGCAGTTGGCGGCCTCGTGGCCGGACTGGTTGGGCGACCACACGACGGCACTGATCGGGATACCCCTGCGCATCGCGCTCATCGTCGTCATCCTGCTGGTGGTGCGCGCACTGGCCAAGCGGGCCATCACCCGGGTCGTCCAGCGGGTGCTGGAGCCCCCGGCGGGCGAGCCCGAACGCGGCCGGCCCCGGCGGACCGGCCGCGGTGCCGCCGTACTGCACCGCGACCGGTCCCGGGCGCGGCAGCGACGCGAACAACGGGCCCGCACGATCGGCTCGGTGCTCAGCAGCGCCGTGACCATCGTGCTGTTCATGGTCGGCGTGGCCATGGTGCTCGACCAGGTCGGCATCGCGCTCGGCCCGCTCCTGGCCAGCGCCGGGGTGGTCGGTCTGGCGATCGGCTTCGGCGCGCAGAGCCTGGTCGCCGACTACCTGTCCGGCCTGCTCATCATGATCGAGGACCAGTACGGCGTCGGCGACTCGGTCGACCTCGGTGAGGCCGTCGGCGAGGTCGAACAGGTGGGTCTGCGCCTGACCCACGTGCGCGACCTCAACGGGGGCCTGTGGCACATCCGCAACGGCGAGATCATGCGGGTCCGCAACGACAGCCAGGAGTGGGCGCGCGCGGTCCTGGACGTCGCGGTGACGTACGACGCCGACCTGGACACGGTCTACCGCGTGCTGGAGGACACCGGCCGCACCCTGAGCGAGGACCCCGACTTCGCCGACCTCCTGCTGGAGGACGTCTCGGTGTGGGGCGTGCAGGCGCTGGACGCCGACGGAGTGACGGTGCGCGTCGCGGTGCGGACCGTGCCGCTCCAGCAGTGGGCCGTCACCCGCGAACTGCGGCGCCGGGTCAAGGACGCCCTGGACGCGGCGGGCATCGACATCCCCTTCGCGCGGGCCGTGTGGATGCGCGGCGAGGCGTCGGAGGCCGACGCCTCGGCCTGA
- a CDS encoding class I SAM-dependent methyltransferase, which produces MTDLSAQTSATEFWEARYRDTGRVWSGRPNELLVREASGLAPGTALDLGCGEGADAVWLAARGWRVTGVDISGTALERAAGHAADAGVGDRVAWERHELGRSFPEGSFDLVSAHYLQSPVPLDQQTVLREAARAVAGGGTLLLVLHAGWPSWQTEPPFDAVFPTLDGVFAELALPEGEWAVETKETVRRPSTSPEGVEGFREDHVWRLRRA; this is translated from the coding sequence ATGACCGACCTCTCCGCGCAGACTTCCGCCACGGAGTTCTGGGAAGCCCGCTACCGCGACACCGGCCGTGTCTGGAGCGGCCGTCCCAACGAACTGCTGGTCCGCGAGGCGAGCGGCCTCGCCCCCGGCACCGCGCTGGACCTGGGCTGCGGTGAGGGAGCGGACGCCGTGTGGCTGGCCGCACGCGGCTGGCGGGTCACCGGGGTGGACATCTCCGGCACCGCGCTCGAACGCGCCGCCGGCCACGCCGCCGACGCCGGGGTCGGCGACCGTGTCGCCTGGGAACGCCACGAACTGGGCCGGTCCTTCCCCGAGGGGTCCTTCGACCTGGTGAGCGCCCACTACCTGCAGTCCCCGGTGCCGCTCGACCAGCAGACCGTCCTGCGCGAGGCCGCACGGGCCGTGGCCGGCGGCGGCACCCTGCTGCTGGTGCTGCACGCGGGCTGGCCCTCCTGGCAGACCGAGCCGCCCTTCGACGCGGTCTTCCCCACCCTGGACGGCGTCTTCGCCGAACTCGCCCTGCCGGAGGGCGAATGGGCCGTCGAGACCAAGGAGACCGTCCGCCGGCCGAGCACCTCCCCCGAGGGCGTCGAGGGCTTCCGCGAAGACCACGTGTGGCGTCTGCGGAGGGCGTGA
- a CDS encoding RecQ family ATP-dependent DNA helicase, whose amino-acid sequence MGERSRSDAERRAARLRRTAAEVFGWDSLLPEQLEAMEAVLDGRDTLVVMPTGSGKSAVYQVPGALLSGPVVIVSPLLALQRDQIAGLPDGARAPGAVAVNSDLTAARTEAAWEAVRRGDARFLYLSPEQLAKDEVLERLADTRPALFVVDEAQCVASWGHDFRPDYLRLGQAVRRVGRPPVLALTATAAPPVRREITERLGMDRPRVMVTSFDRPNIRLEVRRFRDEDDRRRALVERAAAEPKPGIVYAATRKDTEYYAAELSALGLAAEAYHAGLRAAERTRVHDAFLAGDADVVVATSAFGMGIDKEDVRFVLHAALPGSPDAYYQEIGRCGRDGDPALAVLHYRPEDTGMQTYFAGRTPGRGVLSEVADAVHDHGTDPADLDELRRDTGMSRNRVTAAVNLLEESGAVATGEDGGVRPDPGTPPDAAVDLAEEAADAHRRTDRTRVAMARAYAETTGCRRRFLLGYFGEEYEPPCGACDVCEARENGPEGAESTQTGTEPGARDRCAARAYPVGTQVRHAEWGEGTVLSEDGDRITVLFDRAGYRTLSLEALAGRDDLLTVEPEGDGREG is encoded by the coding sequence ATGGGCGAGCGGAGTCGGTCGGACGCGGAGCGGCGGGCGGCGCGCCTGCGCCGTACCGCCGCCGAGGTGTTCGGCTGGGACAGCCTCCTGCCCGAGCAACTGGAGGCCATGGAAGCGGTGTTGGACGGCCGGGACACCCTCGTCGTCATGCCGACCGGCTCCGGCAAGTCGGCGGTCTACCAGGTACCCGGCGCGCTGCTGTCCGGGCCGGTGGTGATCGTCTCCCCGCTGCTCGCCCTCCAGCGGGACCAGATCGCCGGGCTGCCCGACGGGGCCCGCGCCCCGGGTGCCGTGGCGGTGAACTCCGACCTCACCGCCGCCCGGACGGAGGCCGCCTGGGAGGCGGTGCGCCGGGGCGACGCCCGGTTCCTGTACCTGTCGCCGGAGCAACTGGCCAAGGACGAGGTCCTGGAACGGCTGGCCGACACCCGGCCCGCCCTCTTCGTGGTGGACGAGGCCCAGTGCGTCGCCTCCTGGGGCCACGACTTCCGTCCCGACTACCTCCGCCTCGGGCAGGCCGTACGGCGGGTGGGCCGGCCCCCGGTGCTCGCCCTCACCGCGACGGCCGCCCCGCCCGTGCGCAGGGAGATCACCGAACGGCTCGGCATGGACCGTCCCCGGGTGATGGTGACGAGTTTCGACCGCCCGAACATCCGGCTGGAGGTCCGTCGCTTCCGCGACGAGGACGACCGGCGCCGCGCGCTCGTCGAGCGGGCCGCGGCCGAGCCGAAACCCGGCATCGTCTACGCGGCGACCCGCAAGGACACCGAGTACTACGCCGCAGAGCTGTCCGCCCTCGGACTGGCCGCCGAGGCCTACCACGCCGGGCTGCGCGCGGCCGAACGGACCCGCGTCCACGACGCCTTCCTCGCGGGGGACGCCGATGTCGTCGTGGCCACCTCCGCGTTCGGGATGGGCATCGACAAGGAGGACGTGCGGTTCGTGCTGCACGCCGCGCTGCCGGGTTCGCCGGACGCGTACTACCAGGAGATCGGCCGCTGCGGCCGGGACGGCGATCCGGCGCTCGCCGTCCTCCACTACCGGCCCGAGGACACCGGCATGCAGACGTACTTCGCCGGCCGTACCCCCGGCCGCGGCGTGCTGTCCGAGGTCGCCGACGCCGTCCACGACCACGGAACCGACCCGGCGGACCTGGACGAGCTGCGCCGGGACACCGGGATGTCCCGCAACCGCGTCACCGCCGCGGTGAACCTGCTGGAGGAGTCCGGGGCCGTGGCCACCGGGGAGGACGGCGGGGTCCGACCGGACCCCGGCACGCCGCCCGACGCGGCGGTCGACCTGGCCGAGGAGGCGGCCGACGCCCACCGGCGGACCGACCGCACCCGGGTCGCGATGGCCCGCGCGTACGCCGAGACCACCGGCTGCAGACGCCGGTTCCTGCTCGGCTACTTCGGCGAGGAGTACGAGCCTCCGTGCGGCGCCTGCGACGTCTGCGAGGCGCGGGAGAACGGGCCGGAGGGGGCCGAGAGCACGCAGACGGGGACGGAGCCGGGGGCGCGGGACCGTTGTGCCGCCCGCGCCTATCCGGTCGGCACACAGGTGCGGCACGCCGAGTGGGGCGAGGGGACGGTGCTGAGCGAGGACGGGGACCGCATCACCGTCCTGTTCGACCGGGCCGGCTACCGCACGCTGTCCCTGGAGGCCCTGGCCGGCCGGGACGACCTGCTCACCGTCGAGCCGGAAGGGGACGGGCGCGAGGGCTGA
- a CDS encoding DUF6895 family protein has product MSVRHVEEAALDWVSTHRDGFVLGEDALAADGQVNRTWKPLGELAQVCASVSACTVPSDPVHARVSELLEFAWQQTRRGELFPLMQSLEPFATYPLEVYAAFASAGHRHAGYEASAAVVARTRGWRLTEQYPTRRLGVVEAERRSGIRPHGPVPQALSRTWLGGLPEPWTFERAAGYALTHVVFHLTEWGRTPQAMPPDLADYLLHWLPPWLDTCLEARMWDLSCELLAVAASLPQPPGAAVLEDAWQRLAAAQHASGALPEEGVMQDAAADGPAAGQDPYAFTDCYHSTLMAAFAAALTTARLRDVDHAGQGVPG; this is encoded by the coding sequence GTGAGCGTCCGGCACGTGGAGGAGGCCGCCCTGGACTGGGTGAGCACGCACCGCGACGGCTTCGTGCTCGGCGAGGACGCGCTGGCCGCCGACGGCCAGGTGAACCGCACCTGGAAGCCACTGGGCGAACTGGCCCAGGTCTGCGCCTCCGTGTCCGCGTGCACCGTACCGTCCGACCCGGTCCACGCCCGCGTGTCCGAGCTGCTGGAGTTCGCCTGGCAGCAGACCCGCCGCGGCGAACTGTTCCCGCTGATGCAGTCGCTGGAGCCGTTCGCCACCTACCCGCTGGAGGTGTACGCGGCCTTCGCCTCGGCGGGTCACCGGCACGCCGGTTACGAGGCGTCGGCCGCCGTGGTGGCCCGGACCCGCGGCTGGCGGCTGACCGAGCAGTACCCCACCCGGCGGCTCGGGGTCGTCGAGGCCGAGCGGCGCAGCGGCATCCGCCCGCACGGCCCGGTGCCGCAGGCGCTGAGCCGCACCTGGCTGGGCGGCCTGCCGGAACCGTGGACCTTCGAACGCGCGGCCGGTTACGCGCTGACCCACGTCGTCTTCCACCTCACCGAGTGGGGCCGAACCCCCCAGGCGATGCCACCGGACCTGGCGGACTACCTGCTGCACTGGCTGCCGCCCTGGCTCGACACCTGCCTGGAGGCCAGGATGTGGGACCTGAGCTGTGAGCTGCTGGCCGTGGCGGCGAGCCTTCCGCAGCCTCCCGGAGCGGCCGTGCTGGAGGACGCCTGGCAGCGCCTCGCGGCGGCGCAGCACGCGTCCGGCGCGCTCCCCGAGGAGGGCGTCATGCAGGACGCCGCGGCCGACGGGCCCGCCGCCGGCCAGGACCCCTACGCCTTCACCGACTGCTACCACTCCACCCTGATGGCCGCGTTCGCGGCGGCCCTCACCACGGCACGGCTGAGGGACGTCGACCACGCCGGACAAGGAGTGCCGGGATGA
- a CDS encoding DUF6895 family protein, translating into MTDTRLIHRVGVGALEWLWAHRDGFRLEPDVDPEIGFLERFKPIGELALICKVLFREGVAGSRQAQLARQLLDHVWRDTLDGGRMLVRGQRIEPFSPVPFEVYLPFKELGYSQPEVERATVLNHRLDSWARFPVTATRRLGLSAFQRRFGLAARPPEADLVGTTWLAGTPEPWTVEGHTAYDITHTVFHLTDWGEHPEGLPGPVADYLTTWLPVWIDDWLDLERWDLLGELLVVDACLPRPTLDEPAWRGFAAAQQPDGAMPAVRTMPEGDPDSVFDMIYHPTLVAAFASVLATSRALSELAHTAS; encoded by the coding sequence ATGACGGACACCCGCCTGATCCACCGCGTCGGAGTCGGCGCCCTGGAGTGGCTCTGGGCCCACCGCGACGGATTCCGGCTGGAGCCGGACGTCGATCCCGAGATCGGCTTCCTGGAACGCTTCAAGCCGATCGGTGAACTCGCCCTCATCTGCAAGGTGCTCTTCCGCGAGGGCGTCGCCGGGTCCCGGCAGGCGCAACTGGCCCGACAACTGCTCGACCACGTCTGGCGGGACACCCTGGACGGCGGGCGCATGCTGGTGCGCGGGCAGCGCATCGAACCCTTCTCACCCGTCCCCTTCGAGGTGTACCTGCCGTTCAAGGAACTGGGGTACAGCCAGCCCGAGGTGGAGCGGGCCACGGTGCTCAACCACCGGCTGGACAGCTGGGCACGGTTCCCGGTGACGGCGACCCGGCGTCTCGGCCTGTCCGCCTTCCAGCGGCGCTTCGGCCTGGCGGCCCGGCCGCCCGAGGCCGACCTGGTGGGCACCACCTGGCTGGCCGGCACCCCCGAACCGTGGACCGTCGAGGGCCACACCGCCTACGACATCACCCACACGGTCTTCCACCTCACCGACTGGGGCGAACACCCCGAGGGCCTGCCCGGCCCCGTCGCCGACTACCTCACCACCTGGCTCCCGGTCTGGATCGACGACTGGCTGGACCTGGAACGCTGGGACCTGCTCGGTGAACTCCTCGTCGTCGACGCCTGTCTGCCCCGGCCCACCCTCGACGAACCCGCCTGGCGGGGCTTCGCCGCGGCCCAGCAGCCCGACGGGGCCATGCCCGCCGTACGGACGATGCCCGAGGGTGACCCCGACAGCGTGTTCGACATGATCTACCACCCGACGCTGGTCGCCGCCTTCGCCTCCGTGCTGGCCACCTCCCGCGCCCTCTCCGAGCTGGCGCACACCGCCTCATGA
- a CDS encoding serine hydrolase domain-containing protein: MTGRAAPWPGDPADDEDPPARSPRPDIPGPGDERALRERLAAAVDAADAPDVVFAVSRHGRRTLHSGGTAPPPAAVPREDLRYEIGSASKTFTGLLLARLIRGGALTGGEPAAVCLDPARPPGPHPVTLAHLITHTSGLPALPPGFVPRALPAWRTNPYARYPAERLTDAFLSHRPRHRPGTRWHYSNYGVSVLGHAVAAATGTAWEALLTGHVLRPLGLSGTALHAEGPGTDATGHRKDGRTPVPALDAGGFQAAGAVRSTPHDLLAFLEAHLDPAGSPAADALRAVRVPVLRRGPGHRHVHTVAWFRHPTDGGPMYFHSGATLGQQAFLGFRPDTGTALAAVCSRRFRARDPFIATAYAFLMEG, encoded by the coding sequence ATGACGGGCCGTGCCGCACCCTGGCCCGGCGATCCCGCCGACGACGAGGACCCCCCGGCACGCTCCCCGCGCCCGGACATCCCGGGGCCCGGCGACGAGCGGGCGCTGCGCGAGCGGCTGGCCGCGGCCGTCGACGCCGCCGACGCACCCGACGTCGTCTTCGCCGTCTCCCGGCACGGCCGGCGCACCCTGCACAGCGGGGGCACCGCACCGCCCCCCGCCGCCGTCCCCCGTGAGGACCTGCGCTACGAGATCGGGTCGGCCTCCAAGACGTTCACCGGACTGCTGCTGGCCCGGCTGATCCGAGGCGGCGCGCTCACCGGGGGCGAACCGGCGGCCGTCTGCCTCGACCCGGCCCGGCCGCCCGGCCCGCACCCCGTCACGCTCGCCCACCTCATCACCCACACCTCGGGCCTGCCCGCGCTGCCTCCCGGCTTCGTCCCCCGCGCCCTGCCCGCCTGGCGCACCAACCCCTACGCCCGCTACCCGGCCGAGCGGTTGACCGACGCGTTCCTGAGCCACCGTCCGCGCCACCGCCCCGGGACCCGCTGGCACTACTCCAACTACGGTGTCTCCGTCCTCGGACACGCCGTCGCCGCGGCCACCGGCACGGCGTGGGAGGCCCTGCTCACCGGGCACGTCCTGCGCCCGCTCGGCCTGAGCGGCACGGCCCTGCACGCCGAGGGGCCCGGGACCGACGCCACCGGGCACCGCAAGGACGGCCGCACCCCCGTGCCCGCCCTGGACGCCGGCGGTTTCCAGGCGGCCGGCGCCGTCCGCTCCACACCGCACGACCTGCTCGCCTTCCTCGAGGCCCACCTCGACCCGGCGGGCTCACCGGCGGCGGACGCGCTGCGGGCGGTGCGGGTGCCGGTGCTGAGACGCGGGCCGGGGCACCGGCACGTGCACACGGTGGCCTGGTTCCGGCACCCCACCGACGGCGGGCCGATGTACTTCCACAGCGGAGCCACACTGGGCCAGCAGGCGTTCCTGGGCTTCCGCCCCGACACCGGCACGGCCCTGGCGGCGGTGTGCAGCCGGCGCTTCCGCGCCCGCGACCCGTTCATCGCCACCGCGTACGCGTTCCTCATGGAGGGATGA
- a CDS encoding trypsin-like serine protease, whose product MVAGHAARSRRAALTALGTLVLTALPSAASAAPPPAPGPQSSAARTLGADRPSAQVLHAMERDLRLTPGQASVRLVNEAEAGTRAGMLRNTLGDRFAGAWVSGATSAELTVATTDAADTAAIEAQGAKAAVVARGLGELRTVKQRLDDAAAAGSQTSETPVWYVDVKANRVTVQATSERAAAAFAEAAGVGGQDIGVRVSANRPRVLEDLVGGDAYYIDGQARCSIGFSVTKDQQQGFATAGHCGKPGATTTGFNQADQGTFQASTFPGKDMAWVGVNADWTATPDVKAQNDQKVQVAGSVEALVGASVCRSGSTTGWHCGTVQQHDTSVNYAEGTVDGLTETTVCAEPGDSGGPFVAGAQAQGTTSGGSGDCTNGGTTFYQPVNPLLSDFGLTLKTTAAEAGTPAPQDNAAADAWAAGRVYETGATVSHSGARYRCLQNHQAQGVWSPESTPALWQRV is encoded by the coding sequence ATGGTCGCCGGACATGCCGCGCGCAGCCGCCGCGCCGCCCTGACCGCGCTCGGCACCCTGGTCCTGACCGCACTTCCCTCGGCCGCCTCGGCCGCGCCGCCACCCGCCCCGGGGCCGCAGTCCTCCGCCGCCCGGACCCTCGGCGCCGACAGGCCGTCGGCGCAGGTGCTCCACGCGATGGAGCGGGACCTGCGGCTGACGCCGGGCCAGGCGTCGGTCCGGCTGGTCAACGAGGCCGAGGCGGGCACCCGCGCGGGCATGCTGCGCAACACGCTGGGCGACCGCTTCGCCGGCGCCTGGGTGAGCGGAGCGACCTCCGCCGAGCTGACCGTCGCCACCACCGACGCCGCCGACACCGCCGCCATCGAGGCCCAGGGCGCCAAGGCCGCCGTCGTCGCCAGGGGGCTGGGCGAGCTGCGGACGGTCAAACAGCGGCTGGACGACGCCGCCGCGGCCGGCTCGCAGACCTCCGAGACGCCGGTCTGGTACGTCGACGTGAAGGCCAACCGGGTCACGGTCCAGGCCACCAGCGAGCGGGCCGCGGCGGCCTTCGCGGAGGCCGCCGGGGTCGGCGGCCAGGACATCGGCGTCCGGGTCTCGGCGAACCGGCCGCGGGTGCTGGAGGACCTCGTCGGCGGCGACGCCTACTACATCGACGGGCAGGCCCGCTGCTCCATCGGTTTCTCCGTGACCAAGGACCAGCAGCAGGGCTTCGCCACGGCGGGACACTGCGGCAAGCCGGGCGCGACGACCACCGGGTTCAACCAGGCGGACCAGGGCACCTTCCAGGCGTCGACGTTCCCGGGCAAGGACATGGCCTGGGTGGGGGTCAACGCGGACTGGACCGCCACGCCGGACGTCAAGGCGCAGAACGACCAGAAGGTGCAGGTCGCCGGCTCGGTGGAGGCGCTCGTGGGCGCGTCGGTGTGCCGTTCCGGTTCCACCACCGGGTGGCACTGCGGCACGGTCCAGCAGCACGACACGAGCGTCAACTACGCGGAGGGCACCGTCGACGGGCTGACCGAGACGACGGTGTGCGCGGAACCCGGCGACTCGGGCGGCCCCTTCGTCGCGGGCGCCCAGGCGCAGGGCACCACGTCCGGCGGTTCCGGTGACTGCACGAACGGCGGGACCACCTTCTACCAGCCGGTCAATCCGCTGCTCAGCGACTTCGGACTGACCCTGAAGACCACCGCCGCCGAGGCGGGAACCCCCGCTCCGCAGGACAACGCGGCGGCGGACGCGTGGGCCGCGGGCCGGGTCTACGAGACCGGGGCCACGGTGTCCCACTCGGGCGCGCGCTACCGCTGCCTGCAGAACCACCAGGCGCAGGGCGTCTGGTCGCCCGAGAGCACGCCGGCCCTGTGGCAGCGTGTCTGA